In the Burkholderia glumae LMG 2196 = ATCC 33617 genome, one interval contains:
- a CDS encoding spherulation-specific family 4 protein, with amino-acid sequence MTHSYASTSISPSLMVERRARPRAGRAPGAFHRIASAACSLIASLLVTSGGVQAADLVVPAYFYPSGSGATAWNTLATNAASVPLTAIVNPNSGPGTAADPAYTGAIAKLRAAGGKVIAYVHTSYGARPLSDVTADINKYLAFYAVDGFFIDEMANDATTAHVQYYQSLYNYIKGLSPNYQVVNNPGTTLPEIYASLPVADRFVVYENKQANYAGFVPNAWQAAYGADRFVHIVYNASASQLTGVLQLAVTNGAGGIYVTSLKLPNPYNGLPSYWSQEVLAVAALNPAPVSALGKNGRAAAVRPGGKRR; translated from the coding sequence ATGACTCATTCGTATGCTTCGACGTCCATTTCTCCGTCACTCATGGTCGAGCGGCGCGCAAGGCCGCGCGCCGGCCGCGCGCCGGGCGCGTTTCACCGCATCGCGTCGGCCGCCTGTTCGCTGATCGCCTCGCTGCTGGTGACGAGCGGCGGCGTCCAAGCGGCCGACCTCGTGGTGCCGGCGTATTTCTATCCGTCCGGCTCCGGCGCGACCGCCTGGAACACGCTCGCGACCAATGCCGCCTCGGTGCCGCTCACGGCCATCGTCAACCCGAACAGCGGCCCGGGCACGGCGGCCGATCCGGCCTATACCGGCGCGATCGCGAAGCTGCGCGCCGCGGGCGGCAAGGTGATCGCCTACGTCCACACCTCGTATGGCGCCCGCCCGCTGTCCGACGTGACGGCCGACATCAACAAATACCTGGCGTTCTACGCGGTGGACGGCTTCTTCATCGACGAAATGGCCAACGACGCCACGACCGCCCACGTCCAGTACTACCAGTCGCTCTACAACTACATCAAGGGGCTCTCGCCGAACTATCAGGTGGTCAACAACCCCGGCACCACCCTGCCCGAGATCTACGCGAGCCTGCCGGTGGCGGACCGCTTCGTCGTCTACGAGAACAAGCAGGCCAACTATGCCGGCTTCGTGCCGAACGCCTGGCAGGCCGCCTACGGCGCGGACCGCTTCGTCCACATCGTCTACAACGCGAGCGCGTCGCAATTGACCGGGGTCTTGCAGCTCGCCGTGACGAACGGCGCGGGCGGCATCTATGTCACCTCGCTGAAACTGCCGAATCCGTACAACGGGCTGCCGTCGTACTGGTCGCAGGAAGTGTTGGCCGTCGCGGCGCTCAATCCGGCGCCCGTCAGCGCGCTCGGCAAGAACGGCCGGGCGGCGGCGGTGCGGCCCGGCGGCAAGAGACGCTGA
- a CDS encoding efflux transporter outer membrane subunit, giving the protein MKNDKTILRLTKLAGLSALLAALLAACAVGPDYRRPAAATPAAFKEAPTLAAGEQAGSWKPAEPADAEHRGEWWKVFGDPVLDALEQQALDANQNLKAAAARVQEARAATRAARSAWFPSLDAGFGPTREGLSSASQFRPQGSGPVNATLWRAQGSVSYEADLFGRVSRNVEASRADAAQSEALFQSVRLALQADVAQNYFELRQLDADQDLYRRTVALREESLKLSQRRFSEGDIDDLDVSRAKNELASAQADAVGVARRRAASEHALAILLGKAPADFAFKQAPIAPVTLRIPPGLPSALLERRPDVAAAERAMAAANARIGLAKSAYFPKLDISGSFGYEASTLGELFMWSSRTFLLGPFAGTALTLPLFDGGRRSAGVQQARASYEEQVANYRQQVLVAFREVEDQLSDLRLLDEQIRAQGEAVRASQRAAKLSRTQYQEGQIAYLDVIDSERTVLQSQLQANQLTGAQAVATVNLIRALGGGWGTPAAAAAAGASAPAAPAVAQR; this is encoded by the coding sequence ATGAAAAACGACAAGACCATCCTGCGGCTCACGAAGCTGGCCGGCCTGAGCGCGCTGCTGGCCGCGCTGCTCGCGGCCTGCGCGGTCGGGCCGGACTACCGGCGGCCCGCGGCGGCCACGCCCGCCGCGTTCAAGGAAGCCCCGACGCTGGCCGCCGGCGAGCAGGCCGGCAGCTGGAAGCCGGCCGAGCCGGCCGATGCCGAACATCGTGGCGAGTGGTGGAAGGTGTTCGGCGACCCGGTGCTCGACGCGCTCGAACAGCAGGCGCTCGACGCGAACCAGAACCTGAAGGCCGCCGCCGCGCGCGTGCAGGAGGCGCGCGCCGCCACGCGCGCCGCGCGCTCGGCGTGGTTCCCGTCGCTCGACGCGGGCTTCGGGCCGACCCGCGAGGGCCTGTCGTCGGCCTCGCAGTTCCGGCCGCAGGGCTCCGGGCCGGTCAACGCCACGCTGTGGCGCGCGCAGGGCAGCGTGTCCTACGAGGCCGACCTGTTCGGCCGCGTCAGCCGCAACGTCGAGGCCTCGCGCGCCGACGCCGCGCAGAGCGAGGCACTGTTCCAGTCGGTGCGGCTCGCGCTGCAGGCCGACGTCGCGCAGAACTACTTCGAACTGCGCCAGCTCGATGCGGACCAGGACCTGTACCGGCGCACCGTGGCGCTGCGCGAGGAATCGCTGAAGCTCTCGCAGCGGCGCTTCAGCGAGGGCGACATCGATGATCTCGACGTGTCGCGCGCCAAGAACGAGCTGGCCAGCGCGCAGGCCGACGCGGTCGGCGTCGCGCGCCGCCGCGCGGCCTCCGAGCATGCGCTCGCGATCCTGCTCGGCAAGGCGCCGGCCGATTTCGCGTTCAAGCAGGCGCCGATCGCGCCGGTCACGCTGAGGATCCCGCCCGGCCTGCCGTCGGCGCTGCTGGAGCGGCGCCCCGACGTGGCCGCGGCCGAGCGTGCGATGGCGGCCGCCAACGCCCGGATCGGCCTGGCGAAGTCGGCGTATTTCCCGAAGCTCGACATCTCCGGCTCGTTCGGCTACGAGGCATCCACGCTCGGCGAGCTGTTCATGTGGTCGAGCCGCACCTTCCTGCTCGGGCCGTTCGCGGGCACCGCGCTCACGCTGCCGCTGTTCGACGGCGGCCGGCGCAGCGCGGGCGTGCAGCAGGCGCGCGCGTCCTACGAGGAGCAGGTCGCGAACTACCGGCAGCAGGTGCTGGTGGCGTTCCGCGAGGTCGAGGACCAGCTCTCCGACCTGCGCCTGCTCGACGAGCAGATCCGCGCGCAGGGCGAGGCGGTCCGGGCCTCGCAGCGCGCGGCGAAGCTGTCGCGCACGCAGTATCAGGAAGGGCAGATCGCCTATCTGGACGTGATCGACAGCGAGCGCACGGTGCTGCAGTCGCAGCTGCAGGCGAACCAGCTGACGGGCGCGCAGGCGGTGGCGACGGTGAACCTGATCCGCGCGCTCGGCGGCGGCTGGGGCACGCCGGCGGCCGCCGCGGCCGCCGGGGCTTCCGCCCCGGCCGCGCCGGCGGTGGCGCAGCGCTGA
- a CDS encoding efflux RND transporter permease subunit, with product MNLSKFFIDRPIFAGVLSVLILLGGVIAMFMLPISEYPEVVPPSVIVKAQYPGANPKVIAETVASPIEEQINGVEDMLYMQSQANSDGNVTITVTFKLGTDPDKATQLVQNRVNQALPRLPEDVQRLGVTTVKSSPTLTMVVHLISPDNRYDMTYLRNYALINVKDRLSRIQGVGQVQLWGAGDYAMRVWLDPQKVAERGLTADDVVRSIREQNVQVAAGVIGASPSIPGTPLQLSVNARGRLQTEDEFGNIVVKTAPDGAVTRLRDLGRVDLDASEYGLRSLLDNQPAVAMAINQSPGANSLQISDQVRATMEELKQDFPAGVEYRIVYDPTQFVRSSIKAVVHTLLEAIALVVIVVIVFLQTWRASIIPLIAVPVSIIGTFSLLLMFGYSINALSLFGMVLAIGIVVDDAIVVVENVERNIERGLSAREATYQAMREVSGPIIAIALTLVAVFVPLAFMSGLTGQFYKQFAMTIAISTVISAFNSLTLSPALSAILLKGHDEQPDWLTRVMNRVLGGFFRRFNAVFHRGAEGYGRGLRGVLSRKTLMLGVYAVLLGAAVLMSRIVPGGFVPAQDKEYLIAFAQLPNGASLDRTEKVIRQMGSIALKQPGVESAVAFPGLSVNGFTNSSSAGIVFVTLKPFDQRHGKTLSAGAIAGALNRQYAGIKDSFVAVFPPPPVLGLGTLGGFKMQIEDRGAVGYARLADATQDFIKRAQQAPELGPLFTSYQINVPQLNVDLDRVKAKQLGVNVTDVFDTMQVYLGSLYVNDFNRFGRVYQVRVQADAQYRQKPDDIGLLKTRNAAGEMVPLSSLVTVTPTFGPEMVVRYNGYTAADVNGGPAPGFSSGQAQAAVERIAAQTFPRGVKFEWTDLTYQQILAGNAGLLIFPISVLLVFLVLAALYESLTLPLAVILIVPMSLLSALTGVWLTQGDNNIFTQIGLMVLVGLSAKNAILIVEFARELEHDGRTPFEAAVEASRLRLRPILMTSIAFIMGVVPLVLSTGAGAEMRHAMGVAVFFGMLGVTLFGLMLTPVFYVVLRTLAGGKIHVAQKDNSRYDVSAADA from the coding sequence ATGAACCTATCCAAATTCTTCATCGATCGTCCGATCTTTGCAGGAGTCCTATCCGTCCTGATCCTGCTGGGCGGCGTCATCGCCATGTTCATGCTGCCGATTTCCGAGTATCCGGAAGTCGTGCCGCCGTCGGTGATCGTCAAGGCGCAGTACCCGGGCGCCAACCCGAAGGTGATCGCCGAGACGGTGGCCTCGCCGATCGAGGAGCAGATCAACGGCGTCGAGGACATGCTCTACATGCAGTCCCAGGCGAACAGCGACGGCAACGTGACGATCACCGTCACCTTCAAGCTCGGCACCGATCCGGACAAGGCCACGCAGCTCGTGCAGAACCGCGTGAACCAGGCGCTGCCGCGCCTGCCGGAGGACGTGCAGCGGCTCGGCGTGACCACCGTCAAGAGCTCGCCCACGCTGACCATGGTGGTGCACCTGATCTCGCCGGACAACCGCTACGACATGACCTACCTGCGCAACTACGCGCTGATCAACGTGAAGGATCGCCTGTCGCGGATCCAGGGCGTGGGCCAGGTGCAGCTGTGGGGCGCGGGCGACTACGCGATGCGGGTCTGGCTCGATCCGCAGAAGGTGGCCGAGCGCGGCCTGACCGCCGACGACGTGGTGCGGTCGATCCGCGAGCAGAACGTGCAGGTGGCCGCCGGCGTGATCGGCGCGTCGCCGTCGATTCCGGGCACGCCGCTGCAGCTGTCGGTGAACGCGCGCGGGCGCCTGCAGACCGAGGACGAGTTCGGCAACATCGTGGTGAAGACGGCGCCGGACGGCGCGGTCACGCGGCTGCGCGACCTCGGCCGGGTGGACCTGGACGCCTCCGAATACGGCCTGCGCTCGCTGCTCGACAACCAGCCGGCGGTGGCGATGGCCATCAACCAGTCGCCGGGGGCGAACTCGCTGCAGATCTCCGACCAGGTGCGCGCCACCATGGAGGAGCTGAAGCAGGACTTCCCGGCCGGCGTCGAATACCGGATCGTCTACGACCCGACGCAGTTCGTGCGCTCGTCGATCAAGGCGGTGGTCCACACGCTGCTGGAGGCGATCGCGCTGGTGGTGATCGTCGTGATCGTGTTCCTGCAGACCTGGCGTGCCTCGATCATTCCGCTGATCGCCGTGCCGGTGTCGATCATCGGCACCTTCTCGCTGCTGCTGATGTTCGGCTATTCGATCAACGCGCTGTCGCTGTTCGGGATGGTGCTGGCGATCGGGATCGTGGTGGACGACGCGATCGTGGTGGTGGAGAACGTCGAGCGCAACATCGAGCGCGGGCTGTCGGCGCGCGAGGCCACCTACCAGGCGATGCGCGAGGTGAGCGGGCCGATCATCGCGATCGCGCTGACGCTGGTGGCCGTGTTCGTGCCGCTCGCGTTCATGTCGGGCCTGACCGGCCAGTTCTACAAGCAGTTCGCGATGACCATCGCGATCTCCACGGTGATCTCGGCGTTCAACTCGCTCACGCTCTCGCCGGCGCTCTCGGCGATCCTGCTGAAGGGGCACGACGAGCAGCCGGACTGGCTCACGCGCGTGATGAACCGCGTGCTCGGCGGCTTCTTCCGCCGCTTCAACGCGGTGTTCCATCGCGGCGCCGAGGGCTACGGGCGCGGCTTGCGCGGCGTGCTGTCGAGGAAGACGCTGATGCTCGGCGTCTACGCGGTGCTGCTCGGCGCGGCGGTGCTGATGAGCCGCATCGTGCCGGGCGGCTTCGTGCCCGCGCAGGACAAGGAGTACCTGATCGCGTTCGCGCAACTGCCCAACGGCGCCTCGCTCGATCGCACCGAGAAGGTGATCCGCCAGATGGGCTCGATCGCGCTGAAGCAGCCGGGCGTGGAGAGCGCGGTGGCGTTCCCGGGCCTGTCGGTGAACGGCTTCACCAACAGCTCCAGCGCCGGCATCGTGTTCGTCACGCTCAAGCCGTTCGACCAGCGCCACGGCAAGACGCTGTCGGCCGGTGCCATCGCGGGCGCGCTGAACCGGCAGTACGCGGGCATCAAGGATTCGTTCGTCGCCGTGTTTCCACCGCCGCCGGTGCTCGGGCTCGGCACGCTGGGCGGCTTCAAGATGCAGATCGAGGATCGCGGCGCGGTGGGCTACGCGCGGCTGGCCGACGCCACCCAGGACTTCATCAAGCGCGCGCAGCAGGCGCCGGAGCTGGGCCCGCTGTTCACCAGCTACCAGATCAACGTGCCGCAGCTCAACGTCGACCTGGACCGCGTGAAGGCCAAGCAGCTCGGCGTGAACGTGACCGACGTGTTCGACACCATGCAGGTGTACCTCGGCTCGCTCTACGTGAACGACTTCAACCGCTTCGGGCGCGTCTACCAGGTGCGCGTGCAGGCCGACGCGCAGTACCGCCAGAAGCCCGACGACATCGGGCTGCTGAAGACGCGCAACGCCGCCGGCGAGATGGTGCCGCTGTCGTCGCTCGTCACCGTCACGCCCACCTTCGGGCCGGAAATGGTGGTGCGCTACAACGGCTACACGGCCGCCGACGTGAACGGCGGCCCGGCGCCGGGCTTCTCGTCGGGCCAGGCGCAGGCGGCGGTGGAGCGGATCGCGGCGCAGACCTTCCCGCGCGGCGTGAAGTTCGAGTGGACCGACCTGACCTACCAGCAGATCCTGGCCGGCAATGCCGGGCTCCTGATCTTCCCGATCAGCGTGCTGCTGGTGTTCCTGGTGCTCGCGGCGCTGTATGAAAGCCTGACGCTGCCGCTCGCGGTGATCCTGATCGTGCCGATGAGCCTGCTGTCCGCCCTGACCGGCGTGTGGCTCACGCAGGGCGACAACAACATCTTCACGCAGATCGGCCTGATGGTGCTGGTGGGGCTGTCGGCCAAGAACGCGATCCTGATCGTCGAGTTCGCGCGCGAGCTGGAGCACGACGGCCGCACCCCGTTCGAGGCCGCCGTCGAGGCGAGCCGGCTGCGGCTGCGCCCGATCCTGATGACCTCGATCGCGTTCATCATGGGCGTGGTGCCGCTGGTGCTGTCGACCGGCGCCGGGGCCGAGATGCGTCATGCGATGGGCGTGGCGGTGTTCTTCGGCATGCTCGGCGTGACGCTGTTCGGGCTGATGCTCACGCCGGTGTTCTACGTGGTGCTGCGCACGCTGGCCGGCGGCAAGATCCACGTCGCGCAGAAGGACAATTCGCGGTACGACGTCTCGGCCGCGGACGCTTGA
- a CDS encoding efflux RND transporter periplasmic adaptor subunit, protein MSILATPRSRLAAAALAVALAVGGGAFGVIRASASAPAAQAAPLQEVDVATVLSKTITDWQTYSGRLEAIERVDVRPLVSGTIVSVNFKDGALVKKGDVLFVIDPRPYQAEVDRAAAQLAAAQARDGYAQTDWQRAQRLLGDNAIARRDYDEKQNAAREASANVKAAAAALEAARINLGYTRIVAPISGRASRAEITLGNVVSAGATAAPLTTLVSVSPIYASFDADEQTYLRYIGAVRDGHRAPVELGLANESGYSRSGVIDSVDNRLDTSSGTIRVRARFDNADGTLVPGLYARLKVDGSAPHPALLVDDAAINTDQDKKFVFVVDAQGKVAYREVRIGGLHGNQRVIAGGLQASDRVVVNGTQRVRPGEPVKVHLVPMTGGGGDAAVPEAAASQAAGSAAS, encoded by the coding sequence ATGTCCATCCTAGCTACTCCCCGCTCTCGCCTCGCGGCGGCCGCGTTGGCCGTCGCGCTCGCCGTCGGCGGCGGCGCGTTCGGCGTGATCCGCGCCAGCGCGAGCGCCCCCGCGGCCCAGGCCGCGCCGCTGCAGGAAGTGGACGTCGCGACCGTGCTGTCGAAGACGATCACCGACTGGCAGACCTACTCGGGACGGCTCGAGGCGATCGAGCGCGTCGACGTGCGCCCGCTCGTGTCGGGCACCATCGTGTCGGTGAACTTCAAGGACGGCGCGCTGGTGAAGAAGGGCGACGTGCTGTTCGTGATCGACCCGCGCCCATACCAGGCCGAAGTCGACCGCGCGGCCGCGCAGCTGGCCGCCGCCCAGGCGCGCGACGGCTACGCGCAGACCGACTGGCAGCGCGCGCAGCGCCTGCTCGGCGACAACGCGATCGCCCGGCGCGACTATGACGAGAAGCAGAACGCCGCGCGCGAGGCGAGCGCCAACGTGAAGGCCGCGGCCGCCGCGCTGGAGGCCGCCAGGATCAACCTCGGCTACACGCGCATCGTCGCGCCGATCTCGGGCCGCGCCTCGCGCGCCGAGATCACGCTCGGCAACGTGGTGTCGGCCGGCGCCACGGCCGCGCCGCTCACCACGCTGGTCTCGGTGTCGCCCATCTATGCCTCGTTCGACGCCGACGAGCAGACCTACCTGCGCTACATCGGCGCCGTGCGCGACGGCCATCGCGCGCCGGTGGAGCTTGGTCTGGCCAACGAGAGCGGCTACTCGCGCAGCGGCGTGATCGACTCGGTGGACAACCGGCTCGACACCTCGTCGGGCACCATCCGCGTGCGCGCGCGCTTCGACAACGCCGACGGCACGCTGGTGCCGGGCCTCTACGCGCGCCTCAAGGTGGACGGCAGCGCACCGCATCCGGCCCTGCTGGTGGACGATGCGGCGATCAATACCGACCAGGACAAGAAGTTCGTGTTCGTGGTGGACGCGCAGGGCAAGGTCGCCTACCGCGAGGTGCGGATCGGCGGGCTGCACGGCAACCAGCGCGTGATCGCGGGCGGGCTGCAGGCGAGCGACCGGGTGGTGGTGAACGGCACGCAGCGCGTGCGCCCGGGCGAACCGGTGAAGGTCCACCTGGTGCCGATGACGGGCGGCGGCGGCGACGCGGCGGTGCCCGAGGCGGCGGCCTCGCAGGCCGCCGGCAGCGCCGCGTCGTGA
- a CDS encoding alpha/beta hydrolase has translation MDASGFRNLLNTATAAPGQASTPLAVSDVEIEGHAQDIVLRLYRRPDKTGLPVVLYFHGGGFVRGSLADADFAARFLAERMPALVVSVEYSLAPQHPFPAAPEDAYRAARWVEARARAFGGNPRRVAVAGHDAGGQLANCLAFIARDRGDVTIVAQALFGPMLDPSMTRLGNERRLASDITLKECAACYRAYLPQPAQRMHPYAAPLESARLARLPATLIATAHNDMLHVEAERYAARLIEAGVLTQVIRYPDVSHAELAGYAPALQEAARFLSCRFQAHAND, from the coding sequence ATGGACGCATCGGGTTTTCGCAATCTGCTGAACACCGCCACGGCCGCGCCGGGACAGGCGAGCACGCCGCTCGCGGTGTCCGACGTCGAGATCGAGGGCCACGCGCAGGACATCGTGCTGCGCCTCTATCGCCGGCCGGACAAGACCGGATTGCCAGTAGTGCTTTATTTCCACGGCGGCGGCTTCGTGCGCGGTTCGCTGGCCGACGCCGACTTCGCCGCGCGCTTCCTGGCCGAGCGCATGCCGGCGCTGGTGGTGTCGGTCGAGTATTCGCTGGCGCCGCAGCATCCGTTTCCGGCGGCCCCGGAGGATGCCTACCGCGCCGCGCGCTGGGTGGAGGCGCGCGCCCGCGCGTTCGGCGGCAATCCGCGCCGCGTCGCGGTGGCCGGCCACGATGCGGGCGGCCAGCTCGCTAACTGCCTCGCCTTCATCGCGCGCGACCGCGGCGACGTGACGATCGTCGCCCAGGCGCTGTTCGGACCGATGCTCGATCCGAGCATGACGCGGCTCGGCAACGAGCGCCGGCTCGCCTCCGACATCACCTTGAAGGAATGCGCGGCCTGCTACCGCGCCTACCTGCCCCAGCCGGCGCAGCGCATGCATCCCTACGCGGCGCCCCTCGAATCGGCGCGGCTCGCGCGGCTGCCCGCCACGCTGATCGCCACGGCCCACAACGACATGCTGCATGTCGAGGCTGAGAGGTACGCGGCCCGCCTGATCGAGGCCGGCGTGCTGACCCAGGTGATCCGCTATCCCGACGTCTCGCATGCCGAGCTGGCCGGCTACGCGCCCGCGCTGCAGGAGGCCGCGCGCTTCCTGAGCTGCCGGTTCCAGGCCCACGCCAACGACTGA
- a CDS encoding LysR family transcriptional regulator: protein MDRLQAMQVFTRVVDTNSFTKAAETLGLPRASVTTIIQNLEAFLGVRLMHRTTRRLSLTPDGAAYYERCVRILAEVEETEASFQINNRKPHGKLRVDMPGSLGRLVVIPALNEFRERFPDIDLQLGLSDRPVDLLQEGVDCVIRIGVLQDSSLVARRVGLFECVTVASPAYLARCGEPHSIDDLAEHRAVNYFSSRTGRTIDWAFLIEGKEVEVKMEGVVSVNDADAYVTCGIEGFGLIQPPLFMVLPQLRSGVLKEVLTDHKPLPMPISVVYPHSRHLSPKVRVFVDWIAEVFDRCPLLNGSGRPPLDTVCSKRTFEQAERAPALDTPVINEWVA, encoded by the coding sequence ATGGACCGTCTTCAAGCGATGCAGGTATTCACGCGCGTCGTCGATACGAACAGCTTCACGAAGGCCGCGGAGACGCTGGGCCTGCCGCGCGCGTCCGTGACGACGATCATCCAGAACCTCGAGGCCTTCCTGGGCGTGCGGCTGATGCATCGGACCACGCGGCGGCTGTCGCTGACGCCGGACGGCGCCGCGTATTACGAGCGCTGCGTGCGGATCCTGGCCGAGGTCGAGGAGACCGAGGCCAGCTTCCAGATCAACAATCGCAAGCCGCATGGCAAGCTGCGGGTGGACATGCCCGGCTCGCTCGGGCGGCTGGTGGTGATCCCGGCGCTGAACGAATTCCGCGAGCGCTTCCCCGACATCGACCTGCAGCTCGGACTGTCGGACCGCCCGGTCGATCTGCTGCAGGAGGGCGTGGACTGCGTGATCCGGATCGGCGTGCTGCAGGATTCGTCGCTCGTCGCGCGCCGGGTCGGGCTGTTCGAGTGCGTCACGGTCGCCTCGCCCGCGTATCTGGCGCGCTGCGGCGAGCCGCACAGCATCGACGACCTGGCCGAGCATCGCGCCGTGAACTATTTCTCGAGCCGCACCGGGCGCACCATCGACTGGGCGTTCCTGATCGAGGGCAAGGAAGTGGAGGTCAAGATGGAGGGCGTGGTGTCGGTCAACGACGCCGACGCCTACGTGACCTGCGGCATCGAGGGCTTCGGCCTGATCCAGCCGCCGCTTTTCATGGTGCTGCCGCAGTTGCGCTCGGGCGTGCTCAAGGAAGTGCTGACGGACCACAAGCCGCTGCCGATGCCGATTTCGGTGGTCTATCCGCACAGCCGGCATCTGTCGCCGAAGGTGCGCGTGTTCGTGGACTGGATCGCCGAGGTGTTCGACCGCTGCCCGCTGCTGAACGGCTCGGGCCGCCCGCCGCTCGACACGGTCTGCAGCAAGCGCACGTTCGAGCAGGCCGAGAGAGCGCCGGCGCTCGATACGCCGGTGATCAACGAGTGGGTGGCCTAA
- a CDS encoding DUF4148 domain-containing protein translates to MNRIAISLAALALSTTALPAFAGGGIGLSGSYGDLPHATPIHHPSRAQVRAELAQAQRDGTLAALRKTTSYPQGVEIAQRPAQSESGGPANPLASAEH, encoded by the coding sequence ATGAACCGCATCGCCATCTCCCTCGCCGCGCTCGCCCTGTCCACCACTGCCTTGCCGGCGTTCGCCGGCGGCGGCATCGGCCTGTCGGGCAGCTATGGCGATCTGCCTCACGCCACGCCCATCCACCACCCGAGCCGCGCGCAAGTGCGCGCCGAACTGGCCCAGGCCCAACGCGACGGCACGCTGGCCGCGCTGCGCAAGACGACCTCGTACCCGCAAGGCGTGGAGATCGCGCAACGCCCGGCGCAGTCGGAATCGGGCGGCCCGGCGAACCCGCTCGCCTCGGCCGAGCATTGA